AATTCAGGACCCATCTGAAGATAAGAGCGAGCAAAGTGCAGACGTACAGCCGCAAGGAACCTTTGACGAAACGGCGACCCGAATTTTGCTCGAGACTGCAAATGGGACTGCAAATGGGACTGCAAACGCGCGGCCCAAAGAAGACATCACGCTCACCCCGCTTGCAATTCCCGTTGTTGCCGGGCCCGGTACCATTACAAGTGTCATGGCGCTTGCGGCAGGTCCAGACATTGTCAGTCGAGGCATCGTAGTCTTCCTTGCATTCAGCGTCGTCTTAGCCGTCACGTTTTTGATTTTCTACTACGCGTCGTATATCCACAAAAGGATTACGCAGACCCAACTGAACGTGGTTACACGGCTCATGGGTTTTATCCTTTCGATTATCGCGATTCAGATGGCTGCTACGGGCCTCGGTCAGTTGTTCCCAGGATTAATGCATTTGTAGAGA
The Alicyclobacillus curvatus genome window above contains:
- a CDS encoding NAAT family transporter, with product MVAFFIHALISVFAVLNPLGILPTFLALTAGHTQEEQRQVAKRTILNSFLILLAFLLLGNLILQWFSITISAFRVAGGILLFGIAYDLLHAKLSSIQDPSEDKSEQSADVQPQGTFDETATRILLETANGTANGTANARPKEDITLTPLAIPVVAGPGTITSVMALAAGPDIVSRGIVVFLAFSVVLAVTFLIFYYASYIHKRITQTQLNVVTRLMGFILSIIAIQMAATGLGQLFPGLMHL